A genomic region of Elaeis guineensis isolate ETL-2024a chromosome 9, EG11, whole genome shotgun sequence contains the following coding sequences:
- the LOC105051327 gene encoding phosphopantothenoylcysteine decarboxylase isoform X3, with translation MITASQEELMAKVEGSSENIVQDGAQPVKPRILLAATGSVASIKFESLCRSFSEWAEVRAVATKSSLYFLDKASLPRDVILYTDDDEWSSWKKIGDGVLHIELRKWADIMVIAPLSANTLAKIAGGLCDNLLTCIVRAWDYSKPLYVAPAMNTFMWHNPFTKRHLEVISELGIVLIPPITKRLACGDYGNGAMAEPSMIYNTVRLSYKPSTVNGSG, from the exons ATGAT CACAGCTTCCCAAGAGGAACTGATGGCTAAGGTGGAGGGATCGTCAGAAAATATAGTGCAAGATGGTGCACAGCCTGTTAAACCACGGATTCTCCTGGCTGCTACTGGAAGTGTAGCTAGTATTAAATTTGAAAGTCTTTGTCGTAGCTTTTCTGAGTGGGCAGAAGTGAGAGCAGTAGCTACAAAGTCAtccttatattttttagataaagcaTCACTTCCAAGGGATGTGATTCTTTATACAGATGATGATGAATGGTCTAGTTGGAAGAAAATTGGAGATGGAGTGTTGCACATTGAACTACGAAAATGGGCAGATATTATGGTAATCGCCCCATTATCAGCAAATACCCTAGCAAAG ATTGCAGGAGGACTGTGTGACAACCTACTAACATGCATCGTGCGAGCCTGGGATTACAGCAAGCCTTTGTACGTTGCGCCTGCCATGAACACCTTCATGTGGCATAACCCCTTCACAAAGCGCCATCTAGAAGTAATCAGTGAACTTGGTATAGTGTTGATCCCTCCCATCACAAAGAGGTTGGCTTGTGGAGATTATGGAAATGGAGCAATGGCTGAACCTTCCATGATCTATAATACAGTGAGGCTTTCTTACAAGCCATCAACAGTAAATGGATCAGGGTGA
- the LOC105051327 gene encoding probable phosphopantothenoylcysteine decarboxylase isoform X2, with product MLVGVADYFISPSLCLITASQEELMAKVEGSSENIVQDGAQPVKPRILLAATGSVASIKFESLCRSFSEWAEVRAVATKSSLYFLDKASLPRDVILYTDDDEWSSWKKIGDGVLHIELRKWADIMVIAPLSANTLAKIAGGLCDNLLTCIVRAWDYSKPLYVAPAMNTFMWHNPFTKRHLEVISELGIVLIPPITKRLACGDYGNGAMAEPSMIYNTVRLSYKPSTVNGSG from the exons CACAGCTTCCCAAGAGGAACTGATGGCTAAGGTGGAGGGATCGTCAGAAAATATAGTGCAAGATGGTGCACAGCCTGTTAAACCACGGATTCTCCTGGCTGCTACTGGAAGTGTAGCTAGTATTAAATTTGAAAGTCTTTGTCGTAGCTTTTCTGAGTGGGCAGAAGTGAGAGCAGTAGCTACAAAGTCAtccttatattttttagataaagcaTCACTTCCAAGGGATGTGATTCTTTATACAGATGATGATGAATGGTCTAGTTGGAAGAAAATTGGAGATGGAGTGTTGCACATTGAACTACGAAAATGGGCAGATATTATGGTAATCGCCCCATTATCAGCAAATACCCTAGCAAAG ATTGCAGGAGGACTGTGTGACAACCTACTAACATGCATCGTGCGAGCCTGGGATTACAGCAAGCCTTTGTACGTTGCGCCTGCCATGAACACCTTCATGTGGCATAACCCCTTCACAAAGCGCCATCTAGAAGTAATCAGTGAACTTGGTATAGTGTTGATCCCTCCCATCACAAAGAGGTTGGCTTGTGGAGATTATGGAAATGGAGCAATGGCTGAACCTTCCATGATCTATAATACAGTGAGGCTTTCTTACAAGCCATCAACAGTAAATGGATCAGGGTGA
- the LOC105051327 gene encoding phosphopantothenoylcysteine decarboxylase isoform X4, whose amino-acid sequence MAKVEGSSENIVQDGAQPVKPRILLAATGSVASIKFESLCRSFSEWAEVRAVATKSSLYFLDKASLPRDVILYTDDDEWSSWKKIGDGVLHIELRKWADIMVIAPLSANTLAKIAGGLCDNLLTCIVRAWDYSKPLYVAPAMNTFMWHNPFTKRHLEVISELGIVLIPPITKRLACGDYGNGAMAEPSMIYNTVRLSYKPSTVNGSG is encoded by the exons ATGGCTAAGGTGGAGGGATCGTCAGAAAATATAGTGCAAGATGGTGCACAGCCTGTTAAACCACGGATTCTCCTGGCTGCTACTGGAAGTGTAGCTAGTATTAAATTTGAAAGTCTTTGTCGTAGCTTTTCTGAGTGGGCAGAAGTGAGAGCAGTAGCTACAAAGTCAtccttatattttttagataaagcaTCACTTCCAAGGGATGTGATTCTTTATACAGATGATGATGAATGGTCTAGTTGGAAGAAAATTGGAGATGGAGTGTTGCACATTGAACTACGAAAATGGGCAGATATTATGGTAATCGCCCCATTATCAGCAAATACCCTAGCAAAG ATTGCAGGAGGACTGTGTGACAACCTACTAACATGCATCGTGCGAGCCTGGGATTACAGCAAGCCTTTGTACGTTGCGCCTGCCATGAACACCTTCATGTGGCATAACCCCTTCACAAAGCGCCATCTAGAAGTAATCAGTGAACTTGGTATAGTGTTGATCCCTCCCATCACAAAGAGGTTGGCTTGTGGAGATTATGGAAATGGAGCAATGGCTGAACCTTCCATGATCTATAATACAGTGAGGCTTTCTTACAAGCCATCAACAGTAAATGGATCAGGGTGA